The sequence below is a genomic window from Deinococcota bacterium.
AGGCCCTCAAGCCCTACGCCGTGCGGGTGATCGAGCGCCTGCTCGAGGACCCCTCGCTCAGGCTCGTCAACGTCAACTTTCCCGAGCGGCCCACCGACCTGCGCTGGACCTTTCAGTCGGTGCGCCACTACGACGGCAAGGTCTTTCCCGGCGAGGACCCGATGGGCCGCAAGCACTATTGGTTCGCCGCCGTGCCCATCGAGGCCACCGAGGAGGGCAGCGACCGCTGGGCCACCGAGCAGGGTTTGGTCTCGCTGACGCCGCTCAGGCTCGATCTCACCGACCGGCAGGCTTTGGCTCGAGCCAGGGCCGAACTGGTGTCGGACTGAGCAAAGCTCTACTAGGTAGGCCCACTAGGGCCAGTGCCCTTAACCTATCCCTAGTAGACAGTCTAGGAGACAGCACGTGACCAAAGAAGCCTACCCCGACGCCGGCCCCCTGATCATGGTCGATCTGCCCGGCCCGGAGCTGGACGACGCCTGGCGCGATCACCTGCTGCGGCATGACATCCGCGCGGTCTGCCTGTTTGGCAGGAACGCGGCGAGCAGCGCGCAGGCGCAGCGGCTGGTGGCGGAGTTGCGCGAGCTCATCGGGCCGGGCGCGATTATCGCCATCGACCAGGAAGGGGGCGGCGTGGTGCGCACCCGCGACCTGCCCTTTCCGCCGAGCGCCATGAGCTTGGGCGCCAGTCAGGACCCCGAACTCGCCTTCAGGGTGGGGGCGGCGACGGCGAGGGGGCTGCGTGCGCTGGGCGTCAACTGGAACTTCGCGCCTGTCCTGGACGTGAGCAACAACCCGCGCAACCCGGTCATCGGTGACCGCTCCTTTGGCGGCGACCCCGAGGCCGTCGCCTCGCTGGCGCTCGCCTGGGCGCGCGGCTCGGAAGGAGAGGGCGTCGCCTCCTGCGTCAAGCACTTTCCCGGCCACGGCGACACCCATCTGGACAGCCACCTCTCTCTGCCGACCGTGGACAAGCCCATGGACGAGCTGGCGGAGCTCGAGTTCCGTCCCTTCAAAAGGGCCGTCGCGGCGGGCGTACCGGCCTTTATGACGGCGCACATCGTCTACCTGGCGCTGGGCGGCGAGCGTCCTGCTACGCTCTCGCGCGAGATCCTGACCAAACTGCTGCGCCAGGACTGGGGCTATGACGGGGTTATCATCACCGACTCGATGGGCATGAAGGCGGTCTCCGACAACTTCGGCCGCGGCGAGGCGGCCGTGATGGCGCTCGAGGCCGGCGCGGACATGGTGATGGCGTTAGGCTCCAGGGAGGCGCAAGAGGAGACGCTCGCGGCCATCGCGCTAGCGCGGCAAGGGGGGCGGCTCGACGGGGCGGC
It includes:
- the nagZ gene encoding beta-N-acetylhexosaminidase produces the protein MTKEAYPDAGPLIMVDLPGPELDDAWRDHLLRHDIRAVCLFGRNAASSAQAQRLVAELRELIGPGAIIAIDQEGGGVVRTRDLPFPPSAMSLGASQDPELAFRVGAATARGLRALGVNWNFAPVLDVSNNPRNPVIGDRSFGGDPEAVASLALAWARGSEGEGVASCVKHFPGHGDTHLDSHLSLPTVDKPMDELAELEFRPFKRAVAAGVPAFMTAHIVYLALGGERPATLSREILTKLLRQDWGYDGVIITDSMGMKAVSDNFGRGEAAVMALEAGADMVMALGSREAQEETLAAIALARQGGRLDGAATRRSLERLEGFAARFPARAVAYSAEAREADEALMAEAWRRGLSLYGEPRRPAPNAPVLLLVARETPGENVSEG